The following coding sequences are from one Ornithorhynchus anatinus isolate Pmale09 chromosome 18, mOrnAna1.pri.v4, whole genome shotgun sequence window:
- the KLB gene encoding beta-klotho: MRGRGPGPASIWPFLLLRAVLGSPGGPGSVWHKDPNSSPVDETQVFLYDTFPANFLWGVGTGAFPVEGSWSEDGKGPSIWDRFVHSDLDGGSRLGGSSDSYIFLDKDLSALDFLGVSLYQFSISWPRLFPDGTASTVNERGLRYYDALLDSLVRRNIEPLVTLYHWDMPLVLQEAYGGWKNESVIELFNDYATYCFRTFGDRVRYWITIHNPYLVAWHGYGTGIHAPGEKGNLTAVYTVGHNLIKAHAKVWHNYNTNFRPHQKGLLSITLGSHWIEPNRSDNGPDIAKCRQSMAAVLGWFAEPIHGSGDYPREIKTRFPSRLPRFSTAEKDGVRGTADFFAFSFGPNNFKPVQTMVTMGQTVSLNLRDALNWIKLEYRNPRILITENGWFTDSHVETEDTTAIYMMKNFLNKVLQAIKHDAIRVFGYTAWSLLDGFEWQDGYSTRRGLFYVDFGSRKKERKPKSSAHYYRQIIHDHGFVLEESPAGEPGPPPCDFSWGVTESVLKAEAGASSPQFHDPRLYLWNVTGDGLLSPVPGVTLKTRPAQCTDFVSIKTQLALLARTKVTHYRFALDWSRIVPGGRAGEADRQALRYYRCVLREALRLNVSCMVTLYHPTRAAVGLPAPLQRAGGWLSPATPRAFRDYAELCFRQLGDLVKLWITINEPNRLSEVYAGSGNATYRAAHHLLLAHALAWRAYDGRFRPTQRGAVSLALHSDWAEPANPFAASHRAAAERLLQFEVAWFADPIFGPGDYPAAMREYIAAKARRGLSGSALPRFTEEERRLVRGAADFYALNHFTTRFVAPEPQNGSHYALDRDVRFLQDITCPSSPAGLAVLPLGQRKILNWVRHNYGDVPIYVTANGVDDPDPLDDRLRKYYLDRYTREVLKASQIDKINVKGYYAFKLTEEKSKPRFGFFTPDFKAKSSIQFYNKLIGRRDQPEAGCGPSPPGPECAFCSFLGQRKSLIFFGCCLIFSTLILLLTIITFHKRKRRKPFRAQSRHFAPVPRKLLPQRVLS; the protein is encoded by the exons ATGCGGGGCCGAGGACCGGGCCCTGCGTCCATCTGGCCGTTCCTTCTCCTCCGCGCGGTTCTAGGGAGTCCCGGAGGCCCAGGTTCCGTGTGGCACAAGGACCCCAATTCCAGCCCGGTGGACGAAACGCAGGTGTTTCTGTATGACACTTTCCCAGCCAACTTTCTCTGGGGCGTGGGGACTGGCGCCTTCCCTGTGGAAGGGAGCTGGAGCGAGGATGGGAAAGGGCCGTCCATCTGGGACCGCTTCGTCCACTCCGACCTCGATGGCGGCAGCAGGCTAGGAGGCTCCAGCGACAGCTACATCTTTCTGGACAAAGACCTGTCCGCCCTGGACTTTCTGGGGGTTTCTCTCTATCAGTTTTCAATTTCCTGGCCGAGACTGTTCCCGGACGGGACGGCTTCGACGGTCAACGAGAGGGGCCTCCGGTACTATGACGCTCTCCTGGATTCTCTGGTGCGGAGAAACATCGAACCTCTGGTGACCCTCTACCACTGGGACATGCCTCtcgtcctccaagaagcctatgGCGGGTGGAAGAACGAATCTGTGATCGAGCTCTTCAACGACTACGCGACTTACTGTTTCCGAACGTTCGGGGACCGTGTGAGGTACTGGATTACGATTCACAACCCGTATCTGGTCGCCTGGCACGGCTACGGCACGGGGATACACGCTCCTGGAGAGAAAGGGAACCTAACCGCCGTCTACACCGTGGGCCACAATCTCATCAAG gcccacgctaaaGTCTGGCACAACTACAACACAAACTTTCGGCCACACCAGAAGGGCTTGTTATCGATCACCTTGGGTTCCCACTGGATCGAACCCAACAGGTCAGACAACGGTCCGGACATCGCCAAGTGTCGGCAGTCCATGGCGGCGGTACTGGGCTGGTTCGCGGAGCCCATCCACGGGAGCGGAGACTACCCCCGGGAAATAAAGACGAGATTCCCCTCACGCCTGCCCCGCTTCTCCACCGCCGAGAAGGACGGGGTGAGAGGGACGGCCGACTTCTTCGCCTTCTCCTTCGGGCCCAACAATTTCAAGCCGGTGCAGACCATGGTCACGATGGGGCAGACCGTCTCCCTGAACCTGAGGGACGCGCTGAACTGGATTAAGCTGGAATACCGCAACCCCCGCATCCTCATCACCGAGAACGGCTGGTTCACCGACAGTCACGTGGAGACCGAAGACACCACGGCCATCTACATGATGAAGAATTTCCTCAACAAGGTGCTTCAAG CAATCAAACACGACGCCATCCGGGTGTTTGGCTACACGGCCTGGTCCCTGCTGGACGGCTTCGAGTGGCAGGACGGCTACAGCACAAGGAGGGGTTTGTTCTATGTGGATTTCGGCAGccggaaaaaggagaggaagccgAAATCCTCCGCCCACTACTACCGACAGATCATCCACGACCACGGCTTCGTGCTCGAGGAGTCCCCGGCCGGTGAACCGGGCCCGCCGCCCTGCGACTTCTCCTGGGGGGTCACCGAGTCCGTCCTCAAG GCCGAGGCGGGGGCCTCCTCCCCGCAGTTCCACGACCCGCGCCTGTACCTGTGGAACGTCACAGGGGACGGGCTGCTGAGCCCAGTGCCCGGTGTGACCCTGAAGACCCGGCCGGCCCAGTGCACGGACTTCGTCAGCATCAAGACCCAGCTGGCCCTGCTGGCGCGGACCAAGGTGACCCACTACAGGTTCGCCCTGGACTGGTCCCGGATCgtcccgggcgggcgggcgggcgaggcCGACCGGCAGGCCCTCCGCTACTACCGCTGCGTGCTCCGCGAGGCCCTGCGCCTCAACGTTTCCTGCATGGTCACCCTGTACCACCCGACGCGGGCCGCCGTGGGCCTCCCCGCGCCCCTGCAGCGGGCGGGGGGCTGGCTGAGCCCGGCCACCCCCCGGGCCTTCCGCGACTACGCCGAGCTGTGCTTCCGCCAGCTCGGAGACCTGGTCAAGCTCTGGATCACCATCAACGAGCCCAACAGGCTGAGCGAGGTGTACGCCGGCAGCGGCAACGCCACTTACCGCGCGGCCCACCACCTGCTCCTGGCCCACGCCCTGGCCTGGCGGGCCTACGACGGGCGCTTCCGGCCCACCCAGCGTGGGGCCGTGTCCCTGGCCCTGCACTCCGACTGGGCCGAGCCGGCCAACCCCTTCGCCGCCTCGCACCGGGCGGCGGCCGAGCGGCTCCTCCAGTTCGAGGTGGCCTGGTTCGCCGACCCCATCTTCGGGCCGGGCGACTACCCGGCGGCCATGAGGGAGTACATCGCCGCCAAGGCCCGGCGCGGCCTGTCCGGCTCGGCCCTGCCCCGTTTCACGGAGGAGGAGAGGCGGCTGGTCAGAGGGGCGGCCGACTTCTACGCCCTGAACCACTTCACCACCAGGTTCGTGGCCCCCGAGCCTCAGAACGGCAGCCACTACGCCCTGGACCGGGACGTGCGGTTCCTCCAGGACATCACCTGCCCCAGCTCCCCCGCCGGGCTGGCCGTGCTGCCCCTCGGCCAGCGCAAGATCCTCAACTGGGTCCGCCACAACTACGGCGACGTGCCCATCTACGTCACCGCCAACGGGGTGGACGACCCGGACCCGCTAGACGACCGGCTCCGCAAGTACTACCTGGACCGCTACACCCGGGAGGTTCTCAAAG catcccAGATTGACAAAATCAACGTTAAAGGTTACTACGCATTTAAACTGACGGAAGAAAAATCTAAACCCAGATTTGGATTCTTCACCCCAGACTTCAAAGCAAAGTCCTCAATCCAGTTTTACAACAAGCTGATCGGCAGGAGGGACCAGCCGGAGGCAGGGTGCGGACCTTCTCCCCCGGGCCCCGAGTGTGCCTTCTGCTCTTTCCTTGGCCAGAGGAAGTCGCTGATATTCTTTGGGTGCTGTCTGATTTTTTCTACCCTGATCCTGTTGCTAACCATTATCACATTCcacaagaggaagagaaggaaaccgTTCCGCGCCCAAAGCCGGCATTTCGCCCCCGTGCCCAGGAAGCTCCTCCCGCAGAGAGTTCTGAGCTGA